The following proteins come from a genomic window of Girardinichthys multiradiatus isolate DD_20200921_A chromosome 8, DD_fGirMul_XY1, whole genome shotgun sequence:
- the LOC124872779 gene encoding UPF0729 protein C18orf32 homolog produces MVCIPCIVIPVLLWVYKRFLEPIIYPVISPFINAFWNKKAVTDTSTPQKDAEKSNGTYKAESNGEGTANGVTIAADKKAD; encoded by the exons ATGGTGTGCATTCCCTGCATTGTGATTCCTGTCCTGTTGTGGGTCTACAAGAGGTTCCTGGAACCCATCATCTATCCTGTCATTTCACCCTTTATTAATGCATTCTGGAACAAAAAAGCTGTAACGGACACAAGTACCCCTCAGAAAGACGCTGAAAAGAGTAATGGGACTTACAAG GCTGAAAGCAACGGCGAGGGGACTGCAAATGGAGTTACTATAGCAGCTGATAAGAAGGCCGACTGA